The following proteins are co-located in the Pseudomonadota bacterium genome:
- a CDS encoding leucyl aminopeptidase, translating into MRVEWTGKRMDACDAALVVVLFREGADNRAFHDLDGRSDGAIRAQASEESFKGQEARVLEWRGDLGGRTRRVAVIGLGDRGAAAAAVRDAVAKAYVVATRQRVKTAALFVDADASQLLGWAVEALHLASYRFDAHRSKPATGAEIRKFAVGIHATSGRSAARAAFHEAAARAAAVNLCRDLVNEPASSLGPSQFAATARRIAREKKLVCRVWNAAQLERRGMRLVLAVAVGSGVEPRLVHLTYKPTRRARRRVVLVGKGVTFDSGGLCIKPARSMSDMKTDMAGGALVLAAVCAAAELGVDAEIHALIPLAENGVGPGASRPGDVVEGYSGTTVEIVNTDCEGRLLLADALSYASELGADEIVDFATLTGSCPVALGPCRAGFLTSDDALARRFETAAGSAGELAWRLPLADELERDLRSDVADIKNQGGRFGGTITAGLFLKRFVKAEIPWLHVDIAGPARAEHATPLCPRGATGYGVLSCLAFLARS; encoded by the coding sequence ATGCGAGTCGAATGGACCGGAAAGCGGATGGATGCGTGCGACGCCGCGCTCGTCGTCGTGCTCTTCCGCGAGGGCGCGGACAACCGGGCGTTTCACGACCTCGACGGGCGGAGCGATGGCGCCATCCGCGCGCAGGCGTCGGAGGAGTCGTTCAAGGGACAGGAAGCCCGCGTGCTCGAATGGCGCGGCGATCTCGGCGGTCGGACGCGCCGGGTCGCGGTGATCGGGCTCGGCGACCGTGGGGCAGCTGCGGCGGCGGTCAGGGATGCCGTGGCAAAGGCGTACGTCGTCGCGACCAGGCAACGGGTGAAGACCGCCGCGCTCTTCGTGGACGCCGACGCCTCACAGCTCCTCGGCTGGGCGGTCGAGGCGCTGCACCTCGCGAGCTACAGGTTCGACGCACACCGTTCGAAGCCCGCGACCGGCGCGGAGATCCGCAAGTTCGCCGTCGGGATCCACGCGACCTCCGGACGATCCGCCGCTCGGGCCGCGTTCCACGAGGCCGCTGCCCGAGCCGCTGCGGTCAACCTCTGCAGGGATCTCGTAAACGAGCCCGCGAGCTCGCTCGGCCCGTCACAGTTCGCGGCGACGGCCAGGCGGATCGCGCGGGAGAAGAAGCTCGTCTGCCGCGTGTGGAACGCGGCGCAGCTCGAGCGGCGCGGTATGCGCCTCGTCCTCGCCGTCGCGGTGGGCTCCGGGGTCGAACCGCGGCTCGTCCACCTGACGTACAAGCCGACGCGTCGCGCGCGCCGACGCGTCGTGCTGGTCGGCAAGGGGGTGACCTTCGACTCCGGCGGGCTCTGCATCAAACCCGCCAGATCCATGTCCGACATGAAGACCGACATGGCCGGCGGCGCGCTCGTGCTCGCGGCGGTCTGCGCGGCGGCGGAACTGGGCGTGGACGCCGAAATCCACGCACTGATCCCGCTCGCCGAGAACGGCGTCGGTCCGGGCGCGAGCCGGCCCGGCGACGTCGTCGAGGGCTACTCCGGCACGACCGTCGAGATCGTCAACACCGACTGCGAAGGGAGGCTGCTCCTCGCCGACGCGCTCTCCTACGCCAGCGAGCTCGGCGCGGACGAGATCGTGGATTTCGCGACCCTGACCGGTTCCTGTCCGGTCGCGCTCGGCCCTTGCCGTGCCGGGTTTCTCACATCAGACGACGCCCTCGCACGGCGTTTCGAGACAGCCGCCGGTTCGGCCGGCGAGCTCGCCTGGCGGCTCCCGCTCGCGGACGAGCTCGAGCGCGATCTACGCAGCGACGTCGCGGACATCAAGAACCAGGGCGGACGGTTCGGTGGCACCATCACGGCGGGCCTCTTCCTGAAGCGGTTTGTCAAGGCGGAGATCCCGTGGCTCCATGTCGACATCGCCGGACCGGCGCGCGCGGAGCACGCGACGCCGTTGTGCCCGCGCGGCGCGACCGGTTACGGCGTGCTGTCGTGCCTCGCGTTCCTCGCCCGGAGCTGA
- a CDS encoding outer membrane protein transport protein, with amino-acid sequence MQRCAFRCSTREILAAVALLTALLATPKPARSAGALSWFGNEARSAAMGGAGSGAGGGPGQLLANPAFMSFHEGGLWMTFSVSPSFLHIRPKDRPAGYDIPDSIYQSHPSGWGIDRPVPTSLFTHERGDTSDIDPTMLLSIVAIGSIFHEDLRVGLGFTTPLPGIISIRTWYNDEREQHFSNRLHFERFGEFDSAMTFYPGLSFSPLDWFSAGLTLQIDLAMALDSRIFLTESTTWDYSYLNTGGRVVPIVRPIVGLAFRTPFGLGLGVVYRHEAYTAVDVDIDIRVWNGERYIEDTGELKKNFGQSHRNVFGYKPKEIAVSASYERKRFSAELVGTVELWSDYLDRHANQWTHPVAPGDTQEVSWQDPRFDDVVSVRAGAEMRITDLFALRAGAAYSPSPMPSQTGRYNYVDNDLLLYSLGAGWRFDVRGHTVTADLAAQLWQMIELTVLKSRIGADQGGIVDEVPDTVTDFDGVPLADGQGLQTNNPGFPGYELGGFALNLALTLGVVFD; translated from the coding sequence TTGCAGAGGTGCGCCTTCAGATGCTCGACTCGGGAGATCCTCGCCGCGGTGGCGCTCCTCACGGCGCTCCTGGCGACGCCCAAGCCGGCGAGGTCCGCCGGCGCGCTCTCTTGGTTCGGGAACGAGGCGCGTTCGGCCGCGATGGGCGGCGCGGGATCCGGCGCGGGCGGAGGTCCGGGGCAGCTCCTCGCGAACCCGGCGTTCATGTCTTTCCACGAGGGCGGCCTGTGGATGACGTTCTCGGTGAGCCCGAGCTTCCTGCACATCCGTCCCAAGGACAGGCCCGCGGGCTACGACATCCCGGACTCCATCTACCAGTCCCACCCGTCCGGTTGGGGCATCGATCGACCGGTGCCGACGAGCCTGTTCACGCACGAGCGCGGCGACACGTCCGATATCGACCCGACGATGCTGTTGTCCATCGTCGCGATCGGTTCGATCTTCCACGAGGATCTGCGGGTCGGCCTCGGCTTCACCACGCCGCTGCCGGGGATCATATCCATACGGACATGGTACAACGACGAGCGCGAGCAGCACTTCTCGAACAGGCTCCACTTCGAACGGTTCGGCGAGTTCGACTCCGCGATGACGTTCTACCCCGGGCTCTCGTTCTCGCCGCTCGACTGGTTCTCGGCCGGGCTGACGCTCCAGATCGATCTCGCGATGGCGCTCGACTCGCGCATCTTCCTCACCGAGAGCACCACGTGGGACTACTCGTACCTGAACACCGGCGGCCGGGTCGTCCCGATCGTGCGGCCCATCGTCGGGCTGGCGTTCCGCACGCCCTTCGGCCTCGGCCTCGGCGTCGTGTACCGCCACGAGGCGTACACCGCGGTCGACGTCGACATCGACATCCGCGTGTGGAACGGCGAGCGGTACATCGAGGACACCGGAGAGCTCAAGAAGAACTTCGGGCAGAGCCACAGGAACGTGTTCGGCTACAAGCCCAAGGAGATCGCCGTCTCGGCCTCCTACGAGCGCAAGCGTTTCTCCGCCGAGCTCGTCGGCACCGTGGAGCTGTGGTCCGACTACCTCGATCGCCACGCCAACCAGTGGACGCACCCCGTCGCGCCGGGCGACACGCAGGAGGTGAGCTGGCAGGATCCGCGCTTCGACGACGTGGTCAGCGTCAGGGCCGGCGCGGAGATGCGGATCACCGACCTGTTCGCCCTGCGCGCGGGAGCCGCGTACTCCCCGTCTCCGATGCCGTCGCAGACCGGCCGGTACAACTACGTGGATAACGACCTGCTCCTGTACAGCCTCGGCGCCGGGTGGCGGTTCGACGTGCGCGGGCACACGGTGACCGCGGATCTCGCGGCTCAGCTCTGGCAGATGATCGAGCTCACGGTGCTCAAGTCGCGCATCGGCGCGGACCAGGGCGGGATCGTCGACGAGGTGCCGGACACGGTCACGGACTTCGACGGGGTCCCGCTCGCGGACGGCCAAGGCCTGCAGACAAACAACCCCGGCTTCCCGGGGTACGAACTCGGAGGTTTCGCCCTGAACCTGGCGCTCACGTTGGGGGTCGTCTTCGACTGA
- a CDS encoding zinc-ribbon domain-containing protein, with protein MKIVCENCGAKYSIADEKIKGKIFKIRCKKCNESIVIRGDAQAEAAAAAPPMAAPPPMPAADVGADDGDAETRVFDYSGYQQGGASTGGEAVWHIVVEGNQQGPYTTDQIKEYLAGGNLDWEMFIWREGFDDWKPIRDVADFSGGAPAAHAPAAVAAVAASPFAAAPAAESGGGLFDAPSGGGGGLFDSPAASGGGLFDAPAGGGGLFDSPAAAAAPKAGGLFDAKPTGGLFGGGAAAATPGDVFSSAASSGAAGDAGGLFGGGGGGAAGGGLFDGAEGGGDLFGESQDAEAGGGGIFSSAGAGAPAAASPRVSAAQSMMTGQRNENSVLFSLSNLQALASSAEAPAAKSGGGFSMGGEASGLIDIRSMASSMGGPEKTGLDDLISIGGGGFAPSLGAPVLAAQHTGISLGAKIGIIGGGVAVLIAAVVVVVVLLQPEEPKAPTVNNAEVEALKAQIAALMAKGGTTQDVAALQNKLNQAEQDQSSGGSEQDTAAAGSEKAGETKKAGETKKAGETKKAGSGGGGGTKDKGETKDTASGGTGGSSAASTDTGTKPKKGGVDELDDLLGGSGGGTAKKKEEPKAGGTTGGGSAGGGGSLPAKLERPQVQAGMNAVSGAVSKCGQGQTGTVTVQATIAPTGRVTSATTTGTFAGTPAGLCAARAVRGARFPQTQSSLTVTYPFKF; from the coding sequence ATGAAAATCGTTTGCGAGAATTGCGGCGCCAAGTACTCCATCGCGGATGAAAAGATCAAAGGCAAGATTTTCAAAATCCGCTGCAAGAAGTGCAACGAGTCGATAGTCATTCGCGGCGACGCCCAGGCCGAGGCCGCGGCGGCTGCGCCTCCCATGGCGGCACCGCCCCCGATGCCTGCGGCCGACGTCGGGGCCGACGACGGTGACGCCGAGACGCGCGTGTTCGACTATTCGGGTTACCAGCAAGGTGGCGCGAGCACGGGCGGCGAGGCCGTGTGGCACATCGTCGTCGAGGGCAACCAGCAGGGTCCGTACACGACAGACCAGATCAAGGAGTACCTCGCTGGCGGCAACTTGGACTGGGAGATGTTCATCTGGCGCGAGGGGTTCGACGACTGGAAACCGATTCGCGACGTTGCCGACTTCAGCGGTGGTGCACCGGCGGCGCATGCGCCCGCGGCGGTAGCGGCGGTCGCTGCGAGCCCGTTCGCGGCGGCTCCGGCGGCGGAGAGTGGCGGTGGCTTGTTCGACGCGCCGTCGGGCGGCGGAGGGGGCCTGTTCGACTCCCCGGCGGCGAGTGGCGGGGGTCTGTTCGACGCACCGGCGGGCGGCGGGGGCCTGTTCGACTCGCCGGCAGCGGCGGCGGCGCCGAAGGCCGGCGGCTTGTTCGATGCGAAGCCGACGGGCGGCCTCTTCGGAGGCGGTGCGGCGGCGGCGACCCCCGGCGACGTGTTCTCTTCCGCGGCCTCCTCCGGCGCGGCTGGCGATGCGGGTGGTCTGTTCGGAGGCGGTGGCGGCGGTGCGGCCGGCGGCGGCCTCTTCGACGGCGCTGAAGGCGGCGGGGATCTCTTCGGAGAGAGCCAAGACGCGGAGGCGGGTGGCGGAGGGATCTTCTCGTCGGCCGGCGCGGGTGCGCCCGCGGCCGCGAGCCCGCGCGTGAGCGCCGCCCAATCGATGATGACCGGGCAGCGCAACGAGAACTCGGTGCTGTTCTCGCTGTCCAACCTGCAGGCGCTGGCGAGCTCAGCGGAGGCGCCGGCGGCGAAATCCGGCGGCGGCTTCTCGATGGGCGGCGAGGCGTCCGGCCTCATCGACATCCGCTCGATGGCGAGCTCGATGGGCGGACCCGAGAAGACCGGTCTCGACGATTTGATTTCCATAGGTGGTGGAGGGTTCGCTCCGTCGCTTGGCGCGCCGGTCCTCGCGGCGCAGCACACCGGCATAAGCCTCGGGGCGAAGATCGGGATCATCGGCGGCGGCGTGGCGGTGCTCATCGCGGCCGTCGTCGTGGTGGTCGTGTTGCTGCAGCCGGAGGAGCCCAAGGCCCCGACCGTCAACAACGCCGAGGTGGAGGCGCTCAAGGCCCAGATCGCCGCGCTCATGGCGAAGGGCGGGACCACGCAGGACGTCGCCGCGCTCCAGAACAAGCTCAACCAAGCGGAGCAGGATCAGTCGTCGGGCGGTTCGGAGCAGGACACCGCCGCGGCCGGCAGCGAGAAGGCCGGCGAGACGAAGAAGGCCGGCGAGACGAAGAAGGCCGGCGAGACGAAGAAGGCCGGGAGCGGCGGCGGCGGCGGAACCAAGGACAAGGGTGAGACCAAGGACACGGCGAGCGGCGGCACCGGCGGAAGCTCGGCCGCGAGCACCGACACCGGAACGAAGCCGAAGAAGGGCGGCGTCGACGAGCTCGACGACCTGCTCGGCGGCTCTGGCGGAGGCACCGCGAAGAAGAAGGAAGAGCCCAAGGCAGGGGGGACCACCGGCGGCGGCAGTGCCGGCGGCGGCGGCAGCTTGCCGGCGAAGCTCGAACGCCCCCAGGTTCAGGCGGGGATGAACGCCGTTTCGGGGGCGGTTTCGAAGTGCGGCCAGGGGCAGACCGGCACTGTCACCGTCCAGGCGACGATCGCCCCGACCGGGCGCGTCACGAGCGCGACGACGACCGGCACCTTCGCGGGGACCCCGGCCGGGCTCTGCGCTGCGCGCGCCGTCCGCGGAGCGCGGTTCCCGCAGACGCAGAGCTCGCTCACCGTGACCTACCCCTTCAAGTTCTAG
- a CDS encoding zinc ribbon domain-containing protein — MRCLPALLIALVVAVAAPCASGSADKYAGQWKRVSASTSVKIGSWGENCGPEPKSYSNSSVVEVEIVAQGNHLVFTKGGLRTDRCSSANPRLITKSEKITGARWERVCETAPDDSKYERDEYFYVAINDNRIEYKVKSDYDWTLKGDHCVLSLEERRVFERSGTSLKGEPVGAKEPETPAPSPEPEVAGEAPPACERQGEIMRIQVFPRDAEIGPGERICFKASGFDASGCRFDAAAVWLAQQNGVEVGGLMSRGGCFQAGATAAESEGGYEVIAMAEGKKASASVRVVFPDLSDLLHVRLDPARELGAPAAAGSEAGGASGPAATNSTPAPIAAPEPAGAPLLLILAVCLVIVVAAGVVIIVIVFRKRTAARVDEDDEDADGGAWPKAPKQDPSKVSCPKCGEMLPAGSRFCPLDGTAIASPGSSPSVPPPDAPGMVCPKCHRGYGSDARFCPHDSARLVPYPEWRSGRRSGR, encoded by the coding sequence ATGAGATGTCTTCCGGCACTCCTGATCGCTCTCGTGGTCGCGGTCGCGGCGCCTTGCGCCAGCGGCTCCGCGGACAAGTACGCCGGCCAGTGGAAGCGCGTCTCGGCGAGCACCTCCGTGAAGATCGGGAGCTGGGGAGAGAACTGCGGGCCGGAGCCGAAGTCCTACTCGAACTCGAGCGTTGTCGAGGTCGAGATCGTCGCGCAGGGCAACCACCTCGTGTTCACGAAGGGCGGCCTGCGGACCGACAGGTGCTCCTCGGCCAATCCGCGCTTGATCACGAAGAGCGAGAAGATCACGGGCGCGCGCTGGGAGAGGGTGTGCGAGACCGCCCCCGACGATTCGAAGTACGAACGCGACGAATACTTCTACGTGGCGATCAACGATAACCGTATCGAGTACAAGGTGAAGTCCGACTACGACTGGACGCTCAAGGGCGACCACTGCGTGCTGTCGCTCGAAGAGCGCCGCGTCTTCGAGCGGTCCGGCACGTCCCTCAAGGGCGAGCCCGTCGGCGCGAAGGAGCCTGAGACGCCTGCGCCGAGCCCCGAGCCCGAGGTCGCAGGCGAGGCGCCCCCTGCGTGCGAGCGGCAGGGCGAGATCATGCGGATCCAAGTCTTTCCGAGAGATGCGGAGATCGGTCCGGGCGAACGGATCTGCTTCAAGGCCTCGGGCTTCGACGCGAGCGGGTGCAGGTTCGACGCCGCCGCAGTCTGGCTCGCGCAGCAGAACGGCGTCGAGGTGGGCGGGTTGATGTCGCGCGGCGGATGCTTCCAGGCGGGAGCCACGGCGGCCGAGTCGGAGGGCGGCTACGAGGTGATCGCGATGGCCGAGGGGAAGAAGGCTTCGGCGTCCGTGCGTGTCGTCTTCCCAGATCTGAGCGACCTCCTCCATGTCCGGCTCGATCCCGCGAGAGAGCTCGGAGCGCCGGCGGCCGCGGGCTCCGAGGCCGGAGGGGCTTCGGGCCCGGCCGCGACGAACTCCACTCCGGCGCCGATCGCCGCGCCCGAACCCGCAGGCGCACCGCTGCTGCTCATCCTAGCCGTCTGCTTGGTCATCGTCGTGGCGGCGGGCGTGGTCATCATCGTAATCGTTTTTCGTAAAAGAACAGCCGCGCGCGTGGACGAAGACGACGAAGATGCTGACGGCGGTGCTTGGCCGAAGGCGCCGAAGCAGGACCCCTCGAAGGTCAGCTGTCCCAAGTGCGGGGAGATGCTGCCGGCTGGCTCGCGCTTCTGCCCGCTCGACGGCACGGCGATCGCGTCGCCGGGGAGCTCGCCGAGCGTCCCCCCGCCCGACGCGCCTGGGATGGTCTGCCCCAAGTGCCACAGAGGATACGGCTCCGACGCGCGCTTCTGCCCACACGACTCCGCGAGGCTGGTCCCCTATCCGGAGTGGCGTTCTGGCAGGCGGAGCGGGCGTTGA
- a CDS encoding esterase family protein, which produces MRAIPILAAALCACAAPEPRLEYGEVRSEILDEELGFSVLRAPAAPDVDPRDLPIVVLLHGMGDDHRSLDRFGLSARLLDAMESGRVPRAHLSMPDGERGFYTNWHDGSHPYEDYILEEVLPAAEALLGVRPTRERRVILGVSMGGGGALQIGMRHPELFGGCGSLSGLLLDEADAKRLLRTSRMRFFVDLERVFSDGSDQEFFDAHNIYEIAERRKAAFDQRIFLAAGSREDPEFLRTTKHFRDHLAALGIDHVFTEYDGGHGWRYWAPVIEEALRVLLDRGNL; this is translated from the coding sequence ATGCGGGCCATCCCGATACTCGCCGCCGCGCTCTGCGCCTGCGCCGCGCCCGAGCCCCGCCTGGAGTACGGCGAGGTGCGATCCGAGATCCTGGACGAGGAGCTCGGCTTCTCGGTGCTGCGCGCGCCCGCCGCCCCGGACGTCGATCCGCGCGATCTGCCGATCGTCGTCCTGCTCCACGGGATGGGCGACGATCACCGCTCCCTCGACAGGTTCGGCCTCTCCGCCCGCCTGCTCGACGCCATGGAGAGCGGCCGCGTCCCGCGGGCCCACCTCTCCATGCCCGACGGGGAGCGCGGCTTCTACACCAACTGGCACGACGGCAGCCACCCCTACGAGGACTACATCCTCGAGGAGGTGCTCCCCGCGGCCGAGGCGCTCCTCGGCGTGCGCCCGACCCGCGAGCGCCGCGTCATCCTCGGCGTGTCGATGGGCGGCGGCGGCGCGCTGCAGATCGGCATGCGCCACCCGGAGCTGTTCGGCGGGTGCGGCAGCCTCTCGGGGCTCCTCCTCGACGAGGCGGACGCGAAGCGGCTGCTCCGCACCTCGCGGATGCGCTTCTTCGTGGATCTCGAGCGCGTCTTCAGCGACGGCAGCGACCAGGAGTTCTTCGACGCGCACAACATCTACGAGATCGCCGAGCGCAGGAAGGCTGCTTTCGACCAGCGGATCTTCCTCGCGGCCGGGTCGCGCGAGGATCCCGAATTCCTCCGCACGACGAAGCACTTCCGCGACCACCTGGCGGCGCTGGGCATCGATCACGTCTTCACGGAGTACGACGGAGGGCACGGCTGGCGGTACTGGGCGCCGGTCATCGAGGAGGCTCTGCGCGTTCTCCTCGACCGAGGTAACCTGTAG
- a CDS encoding helix-hairpin-helix domain-containing protein encodes MKKANSIVIAFVVMSAICAAGGGALAAEAGSAANAVVNINTATVAELSLLPGVGPSKAEAIVKYRAERPFKQVDQIMRVKGIGKKSFQSMKPYLAVEGPTTLKSKVKLSK; translated from the coding sequence ATGAAGAAGGCCAACAGCATCGTGATCGCGTTCGTGGTTATGTCGGCAATCTGTGCGGCGGGCGGCGGCGCGCTCGCCGCCGAGGCGGGATCCGCGGCGAACGCCGTCGTGAACATCAACACCGCCACGGTCGCCGAGCTCTCGCTGCTTCCGGGCGTGGGGCCGTCCAAGGCCGAGGCGATCGTGAAGTACCGCGCCGAGAGGCCGTTCAAGCAGGTCGACCAGATCATGCGCGTGAAGGGCATCGGCAAGAAGAGCTTCCAGTCGATGAAGCCCTACCTGGCGGTCGAGGGGCCGACGACGCTCAAGTCCAAGGTCAAGCTGAGCAAGTAG